A region of Lycium barbarum isolate Lr01 chromosome 3, ASM1917538v2, whole genome shotgun sequence DNA encodes the following proteins:
- the LOC132631472 gene encoding uncharacterized protein LOC132631472: MRQEQSIQVAFVKPDNKAKLEHKIRLKASIEVVRLLLNQGLAFCGHREDESSLNKGNFLEILSWYAKRCDKISDLVLKKAPKNNQLTSHKIQKDIITACKLETIKAIMEDLNGDYFSLLLNESCDVSRKEQMAIVLVFKKCLPVGELVLLVSNVLNAVGASFKSMDELGEYQAEKVQEALDMGEVETGKGLNQELGLARATDTRCGSHYKFFKKFISMFFSITDVLHTIVVDSECVEDSCKATGYLRVCQTFEIAFILHLMKDILAITNELNESLQKKEQDIANSMLLVKVAKKRLQCLREEGWDPLIKNVSAFCVKYDIWIPNFDEFYIIDWQLQELNDRFNEEKTDLLIKVACLNPVDSFSSFDINKILRMVELYPDDFGEDIMVTLKNQLETYIVDVRDVDERFSNLKGLGDLSKELVKAKKHLNYPLVFRLVKFALLRPVATATVERVFLAMKLIKTELRNRMDDDFMSGCMVPYVEKYIFKTVSDESIMNKFQKMKTHRIQLDNGGILFDGQTSKEDSVAHKLYWNDILNPLGENPESATDGLKGISMGGRWDEDVR, from the exons ATGCGACAAGAACAGTCAATTCAAGTTGCGTTTGTAAAGCCGGATAATAAAGCTAAGCTTGAGCACAAAATTCGTTTAAAGGCTTCAATTGAGGTGGTGAGACTCCTTTTGAATCAAGGATTGGCATTTTGTGGACATCGTGAAGATGAATCATCATTAAACAAGGGTAACTTTCTTGAAATTCTTTCATGGTATGCGAAGCGGTGTGATAAAATTAGTGATCTTGTTTTGAAGAAGGCTCCAAAAAATAATCAGTTGACTTCTCATAAAATTCAAAAAGATATTATCACCGCATGTAAGCTGGAAACAATTAAAGCTATTATGGAGGACCTAAATGGTGACTATTTCTCATTGCTACTTAACGAATCTTGTGATGTGTCACGTAAGGAGCAAATGGCAATTGTTTT GGTATTTAAAAAATGTCTTCCGGTTGGAGAACTTGTATTGTTGGTTTCTAATGTCTTAAATGCAGTGGGAGCTTCTTTTAAATCCATGGATGAACTTGGAGAATATCAAGCAGAAAAAGTTCAAGAGGCACTAGATATGGGCGAGGTTGAAACTGGTAAGGGCTTGAATCAAGAGCTTGGTCTTGCTAGAGCTACTGATACACGTTGCGGTTCACACTACAAATTTTTTAAGAAATTCATTAGTATGTTTTTCTCTATTACTGATGTTCTTCATACTATTGTTGTTGATTCCGAATGTGTTGAAGATAGTTGTAAGGCTACAGGATATCTTAGAGTTTGTCAAACATTTGAGATTGCTTTCATATTGCACTTAATGAAAGATATTTTGGCGATTACAAATGAGCTTAATGAATCCTTACAAAAGAAAGAACAAGATATTGCAAATTCCATGTTACTTGTTAAAGTGGCTAAGAAACGATTGCAATGTCTGAGAGAGGAAGGATGGGATCCACTTATCAAGAATGTGTCTGCATTTTGTGTCAAGTATGATATTTGGATACCTAATTTTGATGAGTTCTAT ATTATTGATTGGCAACTTCAAGAACTCAATGATCGTTTTAATGAGGAGAAAACGGATTTACTTATTAAAGTTGCTTGCTTGAATCCAGTTGACTCATTTTCTAGTTTTGACATCAATAAAATACTAAGAATGGTTGAATTATATCCTGATGATTTTGGTGAAGATATAATGGTTACTCTTAAAAATCAGCTAGAGACCTATATTGTTGATGTCCGTGATGTTGATGAAAGGTTCTCCAACCTGAAAGGACTTGGTGATCTTTCTAAAGAGCTAGTTAAGGCAAAGAAACATTTAAATTATCCCCTTGTGTTTCGTCTTGTAAAATTTGCATTGCTCCGACCGGTCGCCACCGCTACAGTTGAAAGAGTTTTTTTGGCGATGAAGTTGATAAAAACTGAATTGCGAAATCGAATGGATGACGACTTCATGAGCGGTTGTATGGTGCCTTAtgtagaaaaatatatatttaagaCCGTTTCTGATGAGAGTATTATGAACAAGTTTCAAAAAATGAAAACTCATAGAATACAATT GGACAATGGAGGCATCCTATTTGATGGACAAACAAGCAAGGAAGATTCTGTTGCTCATAAGCTTTACTGGAAtgatat